ctattttcaaacttctttatacaaaaaaaaaagaatttaaaaaatgactttgcTTTGTCGTACTGGTCATCGATACTGACAATAAAGTATTTCTGTTCTGAAATGAGttgggggtttgttttttttttcttccacttttttttccagatggcCAAAAATGAACTATTTATAACGGAAGTCTTTACCTGTTGAGAACCATTAACCACCTTCGGTGATAGGCCATGTTGTGATTGGTTGAATCGTccacctgttattttaattttttttttttatattgtgaatacttactctaattttgttagctgcaaaaGTTACACCTTAATGTATCGCATGActttaaaattctttgtttttatatagcgcctttcatagtggaccactatgctaatagactagggtgtgtgaactatgcatcagctgcagagtctcacctgaaaggcagagcacaaggaggtgcagtgacttgctcagggtcacacaacgagtcagtggctgaactgggatttgaaccagggaccgcCTGGATACAAGGCCTGTTTCTTTATCCcccagaccacacagccttctgcATACAGCTTctgttctgaatttttttttcagaaataaaatatatttggtaCTTAATTGGTAATGGAACGACCTTAAGAAATGTTCACAGAGATTAATGTTCTCTCTTTTATGTTGATGTGTTTTGAATTCTAAGAAGACGTTTAagagcattttgcagcactgggAAATCACCTTGCATTAATCTCTGGTTATCCTGAGTGTTTGATGAACTGCAGGTGGATTCcccagtgctgcaaaatgctctaaACAAACCTGCATTCGTTTCTCTCATTTATAAACTTACTATAGGAAACCCTTTATCGTTCGAAGGACAGCGTTCCACAAATGATGCCAGCGTTCTTATTTTTGCACAAAAAATGTACTGTCTAAATGGGCAGTTTCCTTGTGAtgcttgagtcactctcaaatgtatttgaaGAGAAAAACGTTTTGAACCACTGCTCAATTCCTTGTCTACCTTAAGGGGTTAAGATCGTGATTAATAACTTACCATGAATTAAAAAATAGTGTTCCAGTTtgagaaagaataaataaatcacacacaccaCTTAATTTTATGCACATATTATTTTAATCGATGTGTGTATAGCCTTGCATGGCTCAAACGAACAGCggcaaatataaacaaactggacagtcaactGCTAGTGTGATAAACTAGGATTCACACTGCAGTCCAAAAAGGGCAGCGATTGAGGGAGAGGGCAGGCAGCtaagaaacagacagagagaggcacaCATTGGATAGAGCATGCTCCAGAAAACGAAACGAAACGAGACTTGAGCAGGAAATTAATAAGGTCGCATTTTTAGCCGTCATAGCAGTTCAGAAAGCAAACCAcaaggcaaaagcatctttttttccccccctttcaCCAGCACCTTGTAACCTAGGCTTGACTGTAAGAGACAGCTTTATTCAGCAGTcgggtatttttatatttttattaagatATTTTCAACGTGGGAACTACTTCCTATTCCGACCAAAACAAACAATGACGGGAAACGAGAGCCAGCTAAACTGAGGAATCAGATTCAGAGCTCGCTGGAGCGAATTTGCAAATGCTCCCGAGTGACAAAAGCTAAAAAGTGacaaaaagaaatagaaaacgTTACCAACGCGTAAAATGAACTACAGAAACTTGACTTCTGCCGGGGCGAGTGGTGGCAAAAGTTCTGCCCCGTTAAATGCTTTTGTAAACGGACAAGGTAGTGGCTCCGGTGCCAAGTCGCCGGGTGTTGTTGGACCGAACCCGTGTGACCAGGAAGACTACTGTTGTATCTGCATGGACAAAATCCAGTGCAAAAAAACGCTGGACAAATGTCTCCATTCGTTCTGTCGGGAATGCATCGACAGCGCTTTCCAGGTCAAGAGCTGCTGTCCGGTGTGCATGACGTTTTACGGGAATCTCACCGGGAGTCAGCCTCGCAATGGACACATGACAGTGGCGAGGCAACCGTGCCCGTTACCGGGCTACGAGGGCTACGGGACCATCATAATAAACTACAGTTTTTCCGATGGCATACAAGGGGTGAGATACAGTTTTGGGTTTAACGAGCGGCATAAtgtgcacacaaaataaaacacagtttttgttttgggtttaaTTTGGTAAAGCTGAGATACTTGTTTTGTAGGGTAAATAAATGTTTGCCAGTGCAGGTGGATTCCCCGGTGCTGTAAAACGCACTAAAAATTCCAGGTTCACGAATTG
This Polyodon spathula isolate WHYD16114869_AA unplaced genomic scaffold, ASM1765450v1 scaffolds_825, whole genome shotgun sequence DNA region includes the following protein-coding sequences:
- the LOC121309001 gene encoding probable E3 ubiquitin-protein ligase DTX3, with product MNYRNLTSAGASGGKSSAPLNAFVNGQGSGSGAKSPGVVGPNPCDQEDYCCICMDKIQCKKTLDKCLHSFCRECIDSAFQVKSCCPVCMTFYGNLTGSQPRNGHMTVARQPCPLPGYEGYGTIIINYSFSDGIQGPEHPSPGVSYRGTHREAYLPDSAEGNKVLRLLQRAFQQRLVFTVGTSATTGRSNTVIWNDIHHKTSWHGGPQCFGYPDPGYLLRVQEELRVKGITEEGVSEPAGRVQ